From a region of the Danio aesculapii chromosome 4, fDanAes4.1, whole genome shotgun sequence genome:
- the ccdc59 gene encoding thyroid transcription factor 1-associated protein 26 homolog, which translates to MAPLKQNAKSKGRIRGKQFNKKFQHGGLSQNAKRKRKWVPEDKVFDGSLKEGQGFAFKRKEKVKHEYNKLLRKERKRRQESKVQLEEEYPEHLRHLYLAERERLDEEEQEKKKKRCRGRAVEDEIEDDDDKLNMDLGSSSIEKDITNTSTDQTTAPDSSNEPAQPESSHKAQFFQRKQKTSSYQKTKQEYERIKEERARKREEILKDKTQREEALKKYKEKKIATYQLLKRKTKKGQPNLNLQMELLLQKIQAQRK; encoded by the exons ATGGCACCTTTAAAACAAAACGCTAAAAGTAAAGGTCGGATTAGAGGAAAACAGTTTAATAAGAAGTTCCAACATGGTGGTTTGTCTCAAAACGCAAAAAGGAAACGAAAATGGGTTCCGGAGGACAAGGTTTTTGATGGTAGCTTAAAAGAGG GTCAGGGATTTGCCTTCAAAAGGAAGGAGAAGGTAAAACACGAATACAACAAACTTCTTCGAAAGGAGAGGAAGAGAAGGCAAGAATCAAAAGTCCAGTTAGAGGAAGAATATCCTGAGCATCTGAGACATCTTTACCTGGCTGAAAGAGAACGACTAGATGAAGAAGAacaggagaagaagaagaaaagatgTAGAGGGAGAGCGGTAGAGGACGAAATAGAGGACGATGATGATAAACTAAACATGGATTTGGGTTCTTCTAGCATTGAGAAAGACATTACAAATACATCGACTGATCAAACTACTGCTCCTGATTCATCTAATGAACCAGCACAGCCTGAAAG CTCACACAAGGCCCAGTTTTTCCAAAGGAAACAGAAAACATCATCATATCAGAAGACTAAGCAAGAATATGAGAGGATAAAAGAGGAGCGTGCACGAAAAAGAGAG GAAATCTTAAAAGACAAAACTCAGCGGGAAGAGGCTTTGAAGAAATACAAGGAAAAGAAAATAGCCACATATCAGTTGTTGAAAAGAAAAACCAAGAAAGGACAGCCCAATCTAAACCTGCAGATGGAGCTTCTGCTGCAAAAGATTCAAGCTCAGCGTAAATAA